One window of the Pseudomonas sp. S04 genome contains the following:
- a CDS encoding MFS transporter, giving the protein MTTRDKAKWLRFLILILGGGTIYKLANLKDAFYIPMQEFMGLTHTEIGLLLSANAIIATALFVVGGMLADRYDTRKLIPLGLLGTGGLGLYLATFPPFSNLLIVFSLLAVCADCLFWPSLLKAIRNLGDDKEQGRLFGLLEGGRGVVDTLVAFSALGVFVAMGSGETGLKSAILFYSVIDILAGTLTWFLLKGGTTSTTVQAKNGLSNLLEAIKVPGIWLVSLNVFMVYIVYCGLTYFIPYLKDMYQLPVALVGAYGIINQYCLKILGGPAGGFIADKQFKSTSRYLKWAFLALLPLMGVIMLIPKSPSYIYAGMAATLSFALIVFSMRGVFWAPMGEVGIPQHITGSAFGIGCLIGYAPGMFAYVIYGSILDHFPGEQGYNYVFSLMSLLAIVGFLVSSLLYQAVRKNARATAGADVAPA; this is encoded by the coding sequence ATGACAACTCGTGACAAGGCCAAATGGCTCAGATTCCTGATCCTGATCCTCGGTGGCGGCACCATCTATAAACTGGCGAACCTCAAGGACGCCTTCTACATCCCCATGCAAGAGTTCATGGGTTTGACCCACACTGAAATCGGCCTGCTGCTCAGCGCCAACGCGATCATTGCGACCGCGCTGTTTGTGGTCGGCGGAATGCTCGCCGACCGTTACGACACGCGCAAGCTGATTCCCCTGGGCTTGCTGGGTACCGGCGGCCTGGGCCTGTACCTCGCGACCTTCCCGCCCTTCAGCAACCTGTTGATTGTCTTCAGCCTGCTGGCGGTGTGCGCCGACTGCCTGTTCTGGCCGTCACTGCTCAAGGCCATCCGCAACCTGGGCGACGACAAGGAACAAGGACGCCTGTTCGGGCTGCTGGAAGGTGGCCGAGGCGTGGTCGATACCCTGGTGGCTTTTTCTGCGCTGGGGGTCTTCGTCGCCATGGGTTCGGGTGAAACGGGGCTGAAATCGGCGATCCTGTTCTACTCGGTGATCGACATCCTGGCCGGGACACTGACCTGGTTCCTGCTCAAGGGCGGCACCACGTCGACCACCGTGCAGGCAAAAAACGGCCTGTCGAACCTGTTGGAAGCCATCAAGGTCCCGGGGATCTGGCTGGTCAGCCTCAACGTGTTCATGGTCTATATCGTGTACTGCGGCCTGACCTACTTCATTCCCTACCTCAAGGACATGTACCAACTGCCGGTGGCGCTGGTCGGTGCCTACGGCATCATCAACCAGTACTGCCTGAAAATCCTTGGCGGACCTGCCGGTGGCTTCATTGCCGACAAGCAGTTCAAGAGCACCAGCCGCTACCTGAAATGGGCTTTCCTGGCGCTGTTGCCGTTGATGGGCGTGATCATGCTGATTCCAAAAAGCCCGAGTTACATCTACGCCGGCATGGCCGCCACCCTGTCTTTTGCGCTGATCGTGTTTTCCATGCGTGGGGTGTTCTGGGCGCCCATGGGCGAAGTCGGCATTCCCCAGCACATCACCGGCTCGGCCTTTGGCATCGGCTGCCTGATCGGTTATGCACCGGGCATGTTCGCCTACGTCATCTACGGCTCGATCCTCGACCACTTCCCGGGCGAGCAAGGCTACAACTATGTGTTCAGCCTGATGAGCCTGCTGGCCATTGTTGGCTTCCTGGTCTCCAGCCTGCTGTACCAGGCCGTGCGCAAGAACGCCCGAGCCACCGCCGGGGCTGACGTCGCGCCCGCCTGA
- a CDS encoding sugar phosphate isomerase/epimerase family protein, giving the protein MNNKIQQRFSALLSHKAGAAQAPATLTPELARQLLDRLGQLRLFAHAYPLLTNLTHGRVTPADLLDFAYRHELQGLSLHLLDGEANSLSQMSAPQLQAFADKARALGLEVHLEISSTRQADVDQVVAIARALGVRNIRVYSRYEGSLSQVMDLIENDLRYLAQQADAHDLYFDFEQHEELKSAEIAQLLSRLNHPRLHALFDFGNMINACEQPLQALHNLAPHIRQVHLKGVQIVPEHSGFGHYGVLQGSDEDDLPSARMLFELLMLGESSPQVIAFILEQENHYVAPAFRQTNESADPFIAYREMSDTPLPAGYSLERMLADEHRWANNQVAYVRGLLAELRTLAELTLASCTPA; this is encoded by the coding sequence ATGAACAATAAGATCCAACAACGCTTCAGCGCCTTGCTCAGTCACAAGGCCGGCGCCGCCCAAGCGCCCGCAACACTGACCCCGGAACTGGCGCGCCAGTTGCTCGACCGCCTGGGCCAACTGCGCCTGTTTGCCCACGCCTATCCCCTGTTGACCAACCTCACCCACGGCCGTGTCACCCCCGCCGACCTCCTGGACTTTGCCTATCGCCACGAGCTGCAGGGCTTGAGCCTGCACCTGCTGGACGGCGAGGCCAACAGCCTGAGCCAGATGAGCGCCCCACAGTTGCAGGCGTTTGCAGACAAGGCCCGGGCCCTGGGCCTGGAAGTGCACCTGGAAATCAGCAGCACTCGCCAAGCCGATGTCGATCAAGTGGTCGCCATCGCCCGCGCCCTGGGCGTGCGCAACATCCGCGTGTACTCACGCTACGAAGGTTCACTGTCACAGGTCATGGACCTGATCGAAAACGACCTGCGCTACCTCGCGCAACAGGCCGATGCCCATGACCTGTACTTCGACTTCGAGCAACACGAGGAACTCAAGAGCGCCGAGATCGCCCAGTTGCTCAGCCGCCTCAACCACCCCCGGCTGCATGCCCTGTTCGACTTCGGCAACATGATCAATGCCTGTGAACAGCCGCTGCAGGCCCTGCACAACCTCGCGCCGCACATTCGCCAGGTCCACCTCAAGGGCGTGCAAATCGTCCCTGAGCACAGTGGTTTTGGCCATTACGGCGTGCTGCAAGGCAGTGACGAAGACGACTTGCCCAGTGCCCGCATGCTGTTCGAGTTGCTGATGCTGGGCGAGTCCAGCCCCCAGGTGATCGCCTTCATCCTCGAGCAGGAAAACCACTACGTAGCCCCGGCGTTTCGCCAGACCAACGAGTCCGCCGACCCGTTCATTGCCTACCGGGAAATGAGTGATACGCCGTTGCCAGCGGGTTACTCGCTGGAACGCATGCTGGCCGATGAACACCGCTGGGCCAACAACCAGGTCGCTTACGTGCGCGGCCTGCTGGCCGAGTTGCGCACCCTGGCCGAATTGACCCTGGCCTCCTGCACACCCGCTTGA
- the pdxR gene encoding MocR-like pyridoxine biosynthesis transcription factor PdxR → MKSPSGLLLSGIVLDRTSSIPLYRQLYLQIRKQILNGRIQGGVRLPSTRTLSKELGLSRITLLNAFDQLLAEGFLASRTGAGTYVGTEWENRSTNAPDALPQPPRLSDLSHSVLSLRSSHFQGISYADWAPGSPTSFLPSHSAYDAFPQAVWKRLMNRHLHKPSKAMLGYGELQGVQALRTAIAHYVFDARGIDCSAEQVVIVSGAQQAFNLLGMLLLNPQDRVWMEDPGHIAARIALQAQGGHVVPLPIDDQGIDVQYGLASCPDARLVFTTPSRQHPLGVTMSYARRQELIDWAEEQQSWIIEDDCDSEFRYHGRPLPALYAMDQGARVIYVGTFSKVLFPSLRLGYVILPQALIEPFCTLRAVMDRSPPTLLQTVTADFMVEGHFLGHIRRMRALYQARQQALVEQLQQQLGSFFQVTPVDAGMHLIAWLPVQLDDQLIARELTLRHIYTYALSDYCIEHRQPPALLIGFASTPEDQAQPRVAALAQALRDMGCLPAAS, encoded by the coding sequence ATGAAATCCCCCTCTGGCTTGCTGCTGTCGGGCATCGTGCTGGACCGCACCAGCTCCATACCGCTGTACCGCCAGCTGTATTTGCAGATTCGCAAGCAGATCCTCAACGGCCGGATCCAGGGCGGTGTGCGGCTGCCGTCGACCCGCACGTTGAGCAAGGAGCTGGGGCTGTCGCGCATTACCCTGCTCAACGCGTTTGACCAACTGCTGGCCGAGGGTTTCCTGGCCTCGCGCACCGGGGCGGGCACCTACGTCGGCACCGAGTGGGAAAACCGCAGCACCAACGCCCCTGACGCCCTGCCCCAGCCGCCGCGCCTGTCTGACCTCAGTCACTCGGTATTGTCTTTACGCAGCAGCCATTTCCAGGGCATCAGCTATGCCGACTGGGCGCCCGGCAGCCCGACTTCCTTCCTGCCCAGCCACAGCGCCTACGATGCATTTCCCCAGGCTGTGTGGAAGCGCCTGATGAACCGCCACCTGCACAAACCGAGCAAGGCGATGCTCGGCTATGGCGAACTGCAAGGCGTACAGGCCCTGCGCACGGCGATCGCGCACTACGTGTTCGATGCTCGCGGGATCGACTGTTCTGCCGAGCAGGTAGTGATCGTGTCCGGGGCCCAGCAAGCGTTCAACCTGCTGGGCATGCTCCTGCTCAACCCCCAGGACCGGGTGTGGATGGAGGATCCGGGGCATATCGCCGCGCGCATCGCCCTGCAGGCCCAGGGTGGCCACGTGGTGCCCTTGCCCATCGACGACCAGGGCATCGACGTGCAGTACGGCCTGGCCAGTTGTCCCGACGCTCGCCTGGTGTTTACCACCCCCTCGCGCCAGCACCCTCTGGGGGTGACCATGAGCTACGCGCGGCGCCAGGAACTCATCGACTGGGCCGAGGAGCAGCAAAGCTGGATCATCGAAGATGACTGCGACAGTGAGTTTCGCTACCACGGCCGCCCCCTGCCCGCGCTCTATGCCATGGACCAGGGGGCACGGGTGATCTATGTCGGCACGTTCAGCAAGGTGTTGTTTCCCTCCCTGCGGCTGGGCTACGTGATTTTGCCCCAGGCCTTGATCGAGCCGTTTTGCACCCTGCGCGCGGTCATGGATCGCAGCCCGCCGACCCTGCTGCAGACAGTGACTGCCGATTTCATGGTCGAGGGCCACTTTCTCGGCCACATTCGCCGCATGCGCGCGCTGTACCAGGCCCGCCAGCAGGCGCTGGTCGAGCAATTGCAGCAACAGCTGGGGAGCTTTTTCCAGGTCACGCCCGTGGATGCCGGCATGCACCTGATCGCCTGGTTGCCCGTGCAGCTGGATGACCAGCTCATCGCCCGGGAGCTGACGTTGCGCCATATCTACACCTATGCCCTGAGCGACTACTGCATCGAGCACCGCCAGCCACCGGCGTTGCTGATCGGCTTCGCCAGCACCCCCGAGGACCAGGCGCAGCCGCGAGTCGCCGCACTCGCCCAGGCCCTGCGCGACATGGGGTGCCTGCCCGCGGCAAGCTGA
- a CDS encoding quinone oxidoreductase family protein, producing MAKAVRFYEPGGPDVLRLEDVEVGEPGPGQVRLRHVAVGLNYADTYFRNGTYPIPMPNGMGVEASGVVQAIGEGVSNVQVGDRVTYTGFLNTLGAYSTERLIPAAPLIKLPETISFETAAAMTMRGLTASYLMRRIYDFKPGDSILLHAAAGGVGLIVSQWAKLLGLTVIGTVSTEAKAEVARAHGCDHVINYSHEDVALRVRELTDGVGVNVVFDSVGKNTFMGSLDSLKRRGLLVCVGTASGPIPPFDPVLLAMKGSLFMTRPALADYISDPAEKAALAGELFELVGSGQIKIEINQHYALQDAVQAHRDLESRKTTGSSIFVI from the coding sequence ATGGCCAAAGCCGTCCGCTTTTACGAACCCGGTGGTCCCGATGTACTTCGCCTTGAAGACGTCGAAGTCGGCGAACCCGGTCCCGGCCAGGTTCGTCTTCGTCATGTGGCGGTCGGCCTGAACTATGCCGACACCTACTTTCGCAATGGCACCTACCCGATCCCAATGCCCAACGGCATGGGCGTGGAAGCTTCCGGGGTGGTCCAGGCCATTGGCGAAGGGGTCAGCAACGTACAGGTTGGCGACCGTGTCACCTACACCGGCTTTCTCAACACCCTGGGGGCCTATAGCACCGAGCGCCTGATCCCGGCCGCGCCGCTGATCAAGCTGCCGGAAACCATCAGCTTCGAAACCGCCGCCGCCATGACCATGCGTGGCCTGACAGCCTCGTACCTGATGCGCCGCATCTATGACTTCAAACCCGGTGACAGTATTCTGCTGCACGCAGCCGCCGGTGGCGTGGGCCTGATCGTTTCGCAATGGGCCAAGCTGCTGGGCCTGACGGTGATCGGCACCGTGTCGACCGAGGCCAAGGCCGAAGTTGCCCGCGCCCACGGTTGCGACCACGTGATCAACTACAGCCACGAAGACGTTGCCCTGCGGGTGCGTGAATTGACCGATGGGGTAGGGGTCAACGTGGTGTTCGACAGCGTTGGCAAAAACACCTTCATGGGCTCCCTCGATTCCCTCAAGCGTCGTGGCCTGCTGGTATGTGTCGGTACCGCTTCCGGTCCGATCCCGCCATTCGACCCAGTGCTGCTGGCGATGAAGGGCTCGTTGTTCATGACCCGCCCGGCGCTGGCGGACTACATCTCGGACCCGGCAGAGAAGGCCGCCCTGGCCGGTGAACTGTTCGAGCTGGTCGGCAGCGGCCAGATCAAGATCGAGATCAACCAGCACTACGCCTTGCAGGACGCCGTCCAGGCCCATCGGGACCTGGAGTCACGCAAGACCACGGGCTCGTCGATTTTCGTCATCTAA
- a CDS encoding TauD/TfdA dioxygenase family protein → MRVEQLTCSIGAELIGVSLADAVHDDGLFAEIRAQLLKHRVVFLRNQDISRAEHVAFARRFGELEDHPVAGSDPDHPGLVRIYKNPDQPMDRYENAWHTDATWREAPPMGCVLRCVECPPVGGDTMWANMVEAYARLPEDVKLKIAELRARHSIEASFGAAMPIEKRLALKAMYPDAEHPVVRTHPETAEKVLFVNAFTTHLSNYHTPERVRFGQDANPGASELLRYLISQAYIPEYQVRWRWQPNSIAIWDNRSTQHYAVMDYPPCHRKMERAGIIGDKTY, encoded by the coding sequence ATGAGAGTCGAACAATTGACCTGCAGCATCGGCGCGGAACTGATCGGCGTCAGCCTCGCCGATGCAGTCCACGACGACGGTCTTTTTGCCGAGATTCGTGCCCAGTTGCTCAAGCACCGGGTGGTGTTCCTGCGTAACCAGGACATCAGCCGCGCCGAGCATGTGGCCTTCGCCCGACGCTTCGGCGAGCTGGAGGATCACCCGGTGGCCGGCAGCGACCCGGATCACCCGGGCCTGGTGCGCATCTACAAGAATCCCGACCAACCGATGGACCGTTACGAAAACGCCTGGCACACCGACGCCACCTGGCGTGAAGCACCGCCCATGGGTTGCGTGTTGCGCTGCGTGGAGTGCCCGCCAGTGGGTGGCGACACGATGTGGGCGAACATGGTGGAGGCCTACGCGCGGCTGCCGGAAGACGTGAAGCTGAAGATTGCCGAGCTGCGCGCACGCCACAGCATCGAAGCCAGCTTCGGCGCCGCCATGCCGATCGAAAAACGCCTGGCGCTCAAGGCCATGTACCCGGATGCCGAGCACCCGGTCGTACGGACCCACCCGGAAACCGCTGAAAAGGTGTTGTTCGTCAACGCCTTCACCACCCATTTGAGCAACTACCACACCCCCGAGCGGGTGCGTTTCGGCCAGGACGCCAACCCGGGCGCCAGCGAACTGCTGCGCTACCTGATCAGCCAGGCCTATATCCCCGAGTACCAGGTGCGCTGGCGCTGGCAGCCCAACAGCATCGCCATCTGGGACAACCGCAGCACCCAGCATTACGCCGTCATGGACTACCCACCGTGCCATCGCAAGATGGAGCGGGCCGGGATCATCGGCGACAAGACCTACTGA
- a CDS encoding 3-keto-5-aminohexanoate cleavage protein, which produces MQFFDDSLHPENMEKVVITVAPYGPEWMPEDFPEDIPLTMDEQVQKAVDCYEAGATVLHLHVRELDGKGSKRLSKFNELIAGVREAVPDMIIQVGGSISFAPESDGEAAKWLSDDTRHMLADLQPTPDQVTVAINTTQMNIMELLYPEYLEGTSLANPGIQAAYSEMTVPAGPAWVAEHLRRLTAAGVQPHFQLTGMHALETLERLVRKGIYMGPLNLTWIGIGGGFDGPNPFNFFNFIHRAPNGCTLTSESLLKNVMPFNTMSMAMGMHPRVGNEDTIIDHKGDRFSSVAQIQQTVRIAHELGREIASGKEAREIYRIGVQYQSIEETLLANGMAPNRKVGEKGVPQRG; this is translated from the coding sequence ATGCAATTCTTTGACGATTCCCTGCACCCGGAAAACATGGAGAAGGTGGTCATCACCGTGGCCCCTTACGGCCCGGAGTGGATGCCCGAAGACTTCCCGGAAGACATCCCCCTGACCATGGATGAACAGGTGCAAAAGGCGGTCGATTGTTATGAGGCAGGTGCCACGGTCCTGCACCTGCATGTACGCGAGTTGGACGGCAAGGGCTCCAAGCGCCTGTCCAAGTTCAACGAACTGATTGCCGGCGTACGTGAAGCCGTGCCAGACATGATCATCCAGGTCGGCGGCTCGATTTCCTTTGCCCCGGAAAGTGATGGCGAAGCGGCCAAGTGGCTGTCGGACGACACCCGGCACATGCTGGCTGATCTGCAGCCCACGCCAGACCAGGTCACGGTAGCAATCAACACCACCCAGATGAACATCATGGAGCTGCTGTATCCGGAGTATCTGGAGGGCACTTCCCTGGCCAACCCGGGTATCCAGGCTGCGTATAGCGAAATGACCGTGCCGGCCGGCCCGGCCTGGGTCGCCGAGCACTTGCGCCGCCTGACCGCAGCCGGTGTGCAGCCGCACTTCCAACTGACCGGCATGCACGCCCTGGAAACCCTCGAGCGCCTGGTGCGCAAGGGCATCTACATGGGGCCGTTGAACCTGACCTGGATCGGTATCGGCGGCGGCTTCGACGGCCCGAACCCGTTCAACTTCTTCAACTTCATCCACCGCGCGCCGAACGGTTGCACCCTGACCTCCGAATCGCTGCTCAAGAACGTCATGCCGTTCAACACCATGTCGATGGCCATGGGCATGCACCCGCGCGTGGGCAATGAAGACACTATCATTGATCACAAGGGCGATCGGTTCAGCTCGGTTGCGCAGATCCAGCAAACCGTGCGCATCGCTCATGAACTGGGTCGCGAGATCGCCAGCGGCAAAGAAGCCCGTGAGATCTACCGAATCGGTGTGCAGTACCAGAGTATCGAAGAAACCCTGTTGGCCAATGGTATGGCCCCCAACCGCAAGGTGGGCGAGAAAGGTGTGCCGCAACGCGGCTGA
- a CDS encoding MFS transporter has protein sequence MAFHPIAADDDDASGVGVARKYAWIVFALTFGLLISDYMSRQVLNAVFPMLKGEWALSDGQLGLLSGIVALMVGLLTFPLSLLADRFGRVKSLALMALLWSLATLGCALAQDYQQMFIARFMVGVGEAAYGSVGIAVVISVFPKHLRATLTSAFMAGGMFGSVLGMALGGAIAAKLGWRWSFAGMALFGLLLAVLYPIIVKEARIAPQRASQAANKVAAAVKRPLRTLCSSPSVIAAYIGSGLQLFVGGTVIVWMPSYLNRYYDMATGKAGGVAAIIVLCSGAGMILCGILSDRLCRQSAQRKVSLAIAYCLGSCLLLSAAFALPPGPAQLLLICLGMLIAAGTTGPAGAMVANLTHYSVHGTAFATLTLANNLLGLAPGPFITGKVSDVIGLQAAFQLVPLVSIAAAAVFFYAKCHYHKDIARLQGEQVNDSVGHAVVEVKV, from the coding sequence ATGGCCTTTCACCCCATTGCCGCAGACGATGACGACGCCAGTGGTGTCGGTGTTGCGCGCAAATATGCCTGGATCGTCTTTGCCCTGACGTTCGGCCTGTTGATTTCCGATTACATGTCGCGCCAGGTGCTCAACGCGGTCTTTCCGATGCTCAAGGGCGAGTGGGCCCTGAGTGACGGCCAGTTGGGCCTGCTCAGCGGCATTGTCGCGCTGATGGTTGGCTTGCTGACCTTCCCTTTGTCGTTGCTGGCGGACCGCTTCGGTCGGGTCAAGAGCCTGGCGTTGATGGCGCTGCTGTGGAGCCTGGCCACCCTGGGTTGCGCGCTGGCCCAGGATTACCAGCAGATGTTCATTGCCCGCTTCATGGTGGGCGTGGGCGAGGCGGCCTACGGCAGCGTGGGTATTGCCGTGGTGATCTCGGTGTTTCCCAAGCACCTGCGGGCCACCCTGACCAGTGCGTTCATGGCTGGCGGCATGTTCGGTTCCGTGCTGGGCATGGCCCTGGGCGGCGCGATCGCGGCCAAGCTCGGCTGGCGCTGGTCGTTCGCCGGCATGGCGTTGTTTGGCCTGCTGCTGGCGGTGCTGTACCCGATCATCGTCAAGGAGGCACGCATTGCTCCGCAGCGGGCCAGCCAGGCCGCGAACAAGGTCGCCGCGGCGGTCAAGCGGCCGCTGCGTACCCTGTGTTCCAGCCCTTCGGTGATTGCCGCCTATATCGGCAGTGGCTTGCAGTTGTTCGTGGGCGGCACGGTGATTGTGTGGATGCCCAGCTACCTCAACCGTTACTACGACATGGCCACCGGCAAGGCCGGCGGCGTCGCAGCGATCATTGTGTTGTGCAGCGGCGCCGGGATGATCCTGTGCGGCATCCTCAGCGACCGCCTGTGTCGGCAATCGGCCCAGCGCAAGGTGTCCCTGGCAATCGCCTATTGCCTGGGCAGTTGCCTACTGCTGTCGGCAGCGTTCGCCTTGCCGCCAGGCCCTGCGCAGTTGCTGCTGATTTGCCTGGGGATGCTGATTGCGGCCGGGACGACCGGTCCTGCCGGGGCCATGGTTGCCAACCTGACCCACTACTCGGTGCACGGTACGGCCTTTGCCACATTGACCCTGGCCAACAACTTGCTCGGCCTGGCCCCGGGGCCATTCATCACCGGCAAGGTGTCGGATGTGATCGGCCTGCAGGCGGCGTTTCAACTGGTGCCACTGGTGAGCATCGCGGCGGCCGCGGTGTTCTTTTACGCCAAGTGTCACTACCACAAGGATATTGCCCGGCTTCAGGGCGAACAGGTCAACGATTCGGTTGGCCACGCGGTTGTAGAGGTGAAAGTGTGA
- a CDS encoding DsbA family oxidoreductase: MSARLQIDVFFDFICPWCLIGKRQLERAQALLLSQQPGVKIITQWHGVQLLPHMPVGGQPFAEFYSRRLGSAEAVGQRQSQVQQAANAVGVSIDFSRIATMPNTADAHRLLERASQMGSPEQRDALLERLYGAYFQQGEDLGCRQTLLAIAQDCGFEVAALEDCLRGDGQEFVGHGAGAASGVPCFQFDRHLTMVGAQPAEALLGAMREALLESQRERQPA; this comes from the coding sequence GTGAGTGCTCGTTTACAGATTGATGTGTTTTTCGATTTCATCTGCCCCTGGTGCCTGATCGGCAAGCGCCAGCTGGAGCGGGCCCAGGCGTTGCTGCTCAGCCAGCAACCCGGGGTGAAAATCATTACCCAGTGGCACGGCGTGCAGTTGTTGCCGCACATGCCGGTCGGCGGGCAGCCCTTCGCCGAGTTCTACAGTCGCCGCCTGGGCAGCGCCGAAGCCGTCGGCCAACGCCAGTCCCAGGTGCAGCAGGCGGCGAACGCGGTGGGGGTGAGCATCGATTTCAGTCGCATCGCGACCATGCCCAATACCGCCGATGCCCACCGTTTGCTGGAGCGGGCCAGTCAAATGGGTTCGCCAGAGCAGCGCGATGCCTTGCTGGAACGTTTGTATGGTGCCTATTTCCAGCAGGGCGAGGACTTGGGATGCCGGCAGACCCTGCTGGCCATCGCTCAGGACTGCGGGTTCGAGGTCGCGGCGCTGGAGGATTGTCTGCGCGGCGATGGCCAGGAGTTTGTCGGTCATGGCGCTGGCGCCGCCAGCGGGGTGCCGTGTTTTCAGTTCGATCGACACCTGACGATGGTCGGCGCGCAACCGGCCGAAGCCCTGTTGGGCGCGATGCGCGAAGCCCTGCTGGAAAGCCAGCGTGAGCGGCAACCGGCATGA
- a CDS encoding Rieske (2Fe-2S) protein, translated as MNRRVPVPAGKLPQAGGRALLDLEGKSLALFNVDGELLVIDDSCPHQGSSLCGGRLEGRVIQCCAHGLRFDLRTGYLLNSTALKVAQYPVEVIDDQAFIVFPCEESAP; from the coding sequence ATGAACCGGCGGGTCCCTGTGCCTGCCGGAAAACTCCCGCAGGCAGGCGGTCGCGCACTGCTGGATCTGGAAGGTAAAAGCCTGGCGCTGTTCAACGTCGACGGCGAGCTGCTGGTGATCGACGACAGCTGTCCCCATCAGGGCTCGTCGTTGTGTGGCGGGCGCCTGGAGGGGCGAGTGATTCAATGCTGCGCCCACGGCCTGCGCTTCGATCTGCGCACGGGCTACCTGCTCAATTCCACCGCACTCAAGGTTGCCCAGTATCCGGTCGAGGTCATCGACGACCAGGCATTTATCGTTTTCCCTTGCGAGGAGTCCGCGCCATGA
- a CDS encoding YeiH family protein, producing the protein MSAIALTRIHSRTRELAPGFVVSLIVAAAASFLSEHYGAPVMLFALLLGMALNFLAGEGTCKAGIEFTARTVLRIGVALLGMRITLEQIAALGWKPVALVVILVVVTIGVSVIAAKALGFQRLFGMLTGGATAICGASAALALAAALPNHPQKERATLFTVIGVSALSTLAMILYPMIANWLELSPQVAGVFLGATIHDVAQVVGAGYSMSTETGDTATVIKLMRVAMLLPVIVCAAMVTRMQGADTTGKRPPLLPWFAVGFLLLACINSTGWVAPVVQGTVNELSRWCLVVSISALGMKTQLKELAAVGIKPILLMVGETVFLVVLVLLLLHWGL; encoded by the coding sequence ATGAGCGCCATCGCTCTTACCCGTATTCATAGCCGCACCCGCGAACTGGCGCCGGGGTTTGTAGTCAGCCTGATCGTCGCGGCAGCGGCGTCGTTTTTGTCCGAGCACTACGGTGCGCCGGTCATGTTGTTCGCCTTGCTGCTGGGCATGGCCCTGAACTTCCTCGCCGGTGAAGGCACCTGCAAGGCCGGCATCGAGTTCACGGCGCGCACCGTATTGCGCATTGGCGTGGCCTTGCTCGGCATGCGGATTACCCTGGAACAGATCGCCGCGCTGGGCTGGAAACCGGTGGCCCTGGTGGTGATCCTGGTAGTGGTGACCATCGGTGTCTCGGTGATCGCCGCCAAGGCCCTGGGGTTCCAGCGCCTGTTCGGCATGCTCACCGGTGGCGCCACTGCGATCTGTGGCGCCTCGGCGGCCCTCGCACTGGCGGCGGCCTTGCCCAACCACCCGCAAAAAGAACGGGCCACGCTGTTCACGGTGATCGGGGTCTCGGCGTTGTCGACCCTGGCGATGATCCTGTACCCGATGATCGCCAATTGGCTGGAGTTGTCGCCGCAAGTGGCCGGGGTGTTCCTTGGCGCGACCATCCACGATGTCGCCCAGGTGGTGGGGGCCGGCTACAGCATGTCGACCGAGACCGGGGATACCGCCACGGTGATCAAGTTGATGCGCGTGGCCATGCTCCTGCCGGTGATCGTCTGTGCGGCCATGGTCACCCGGATGCAAGGCGCCGATACGACGGGCAAGCGCCCGCCGTTGCTGCCCTGGTTTGCCGTGGGTTTCCTGCTGCTGGCCTGCATCAACAGCACCGGCTGGGTCGCCCCGGTGGTGCAGGGCACGGTCAACGAGCTGTCACGTTGGTGCCTGGTGGTGTCCATCAGCGCCCTGGGGATGAAGACCCAGCTCAAGGAGCTGGCTGCGGTGGGGATCAAGCCGATCCTGCTGATGGTCGGGGAGACAGTATTCCTGGTGGTGCTGGTGCTGTTGTTGCTGCACTGGGGGCTGTAA